A genomic region of Staphylococcus roterodami contains the following coding sequences:
- the dnaJ gene encoding molecular chaperone DnaJ: MAKRDYYEVLGVNKDASKDEIKKAYRKLSKKYHPDINKEEGADEKFKEISEAYEVLSDDNKRANYDQFGHDGPQGFGGQGFNGSDFGGFSGFGGGGFEDIFSSFFGGGRQRDPNAPQKGDDLQYTMTLTFEEAVFGTTKEISIRKDVTCETCHGDGAKPGTSKKTCSYCNGAGHVAVEQNTILGRVRTEQVCPKCNGSGQEFEEACPTCHGKGTENKTVKLEVKVPEGVDNEQQIRLAGEGSPGVNGGPAGDLYVVFRVKPSETFKREGDDIYYKLNISFPQAALGDEIKIPTLNNEVVLTIPAGTQTGKQFRLKEKGIKNVHGYGYGDLYVDIKVVTPTKLNDKQKELMKEFAQISGEEISEQPSNFKDRAKRFFKGE, from the coding sequence GTGGCCAAAAGAGATTATTATGAGGTGTTGGGTGTAAATAAAGATGCCTCAAAAGATGAAATCAAAAAAGCGTATCGAAAGCTTTCAAAAAAATATCATCCGGATATTAATAAAGAAGAAGGTGCAGATGAAAAGTTTAAAGAGATTTCTGAAGCCTATGAAGTCCTAAGTGATGATAACAAACGTGCGAATTATGACCAATTTGGCCACGATGGTCCTCAAGGTTTTGGTGGTCAAGGATTTAATGGCTCTGACTTTGGCGGTTTTAGTGGCTTTGGCGGTGGCGGCTTTGAAGATATCTTTAGTTCTTTCTTCGGTGGCGGCAGACAAAGAGATCCAAATGCGCCTCAAAAAGGTGATGATCTTCAATATACGATGACACTTACATTTGAAGAGGCTGTATTTGGCACAACTAAAGAAATATCAATACGTAAAGATGTAACTTGTGAAACATGTCATGGTGATGGTGCAAAACCAGGCACAAGCAAAAAGACATGTAGCTACTGTAACGGTGCAGGTCATGTAGCTGTTGAACAAAATACTATTTTAGGAAGAGTACGTACAGAACAAGTTTGTCCTAAATGTAATGGAAGTGGTCAAGAATTTGAAGAAGCTTGTCCGACTTGTCATGGTAAAGGAACTGAAAATAAAACAGTTAAACTAGAAGTTAAAGTACCTGAAGGCGTTGACAATGAACAACAAATTAGATTAGCTGGTGAAGGTTCTCCTGGTGTAAATGGTGGTCCAGCAGGTGATTTGTATGTAGTATTTAGAGTTAAACCTTCTGAAACTTTCAAACGTGAAGGAGATGATATTTACTACAAATTAAATATCAGTTTCCCACAAGCAGCTTTAGGCGATGAAATTAAAATACCTACATTAAATAATGAAGTTGTGTTGACAATTCCAGCTGGGACACAAACTGGTAAACAATTCAGATTAAAAGAAAAAGGTATTAAAAATGTTCATGGTTATGGTTATGGTGACTTATACGTAGACATTAAAGTGGTTACACCAACTAAGTTGAATGATAAACAAAAAGAACTAATGAAAGAATTTGCCCAAATTAGTGGCGAAGAAATTAGTGAACAACCTTCGAATTTTAAAGATAGAGCAAAAAGATTCTTTAAGGGAGAATAA
- the grpE gene encoding nucleotide exchange factor GrpE: MTNKDESVEKNTESTVEETNVKNNNDDSVEKTEESKSHLQDEAIEETSDENVIEEIDPKDQKIDELQQLADENEEKYLRLYAEFENYKRRIQKENEINKTYQSQRVLTDILPAIDNIERALEIEGEDETFKSLQKGVQMVHESLINALKDNGLEVIKTEGETFDPNIHQAVVQDNNPDFESGEITQELQKGYKLKDRVLRPSMVKVNQ, from the coding sequence ATGACAAATAAAGACGAATCAGTTGAGAAAAACACTGAATCAACAGTTGAAGAAACAAACGTCAAGAACAATAACGATGATTCAGTTGAAAAAACTGAAGAAAGCAAAAGTCATTTACAAGATGAAGCAATAGAAGAAACGTCTGACGAGAATGTTATTGAAGAAATAGATCCGAAAGATCAAAAAATTGACGAACTTCAACAATTAGCAGATGAAAATGAAGAAAAATATTTAAGACTTTACGCAGAATTTGAAAATTATAAGCGTAGAATTCAAAAAGAGAATGAAATAAATAAAACATATCAATCGCAACGCGTGTTAACTGATATATTACCAGCAATTGATAATATTGAACGTGCACTTGAAATAGAAGGTGAAGATGAAACGTTTAAATCACTTCAAAAAGGTGTTCAAATGGTTCATGAAAGTTTAATTAACGCGTTAAAAGATAATGGTCTTGAAGTTATCAAAACTGAAGGTGAAACGTTTGATCCAAATATTCACCAAGCTGTAGTTCAAGATAACAACCCAGATTTTGAATCTGGAGAGATTACTCAAGAGCTTCAAAAAGGTTATAAACTTAAAGATAGAGTTTTAAGACCATCAATGGTTAAAGTAAACCAATAA
- the dnaK gene encoding molecular chaperone DnaK translates to MSKIIGIDLGTTNSCVTVLEGDEPKVIQNPEGSRTTPSVVAFKNGETQVGEVAKRQAITNPNTVQSIKRHMGTDYKVDIEGKSYTPQEISAMILQNLKNTAESYLGEKVDKAVITVPAYFNDAERQATKDAGKIAGLEVERIINEPTAAALAYGLDKTDKDEKVLVFDLGGGTFDVSILELGDGVFEVLSTAGDNKLGGDDFDQVIIDYLVAEFKKDNGVDLSQDKMALQRLKDAAEKAKKDLSGVSQTQISLPFISAGENGPLHLEVNLTRSKFEELSDSLIRRTMEPTRQAMKDAGLTNADIDEVILVGGSTRIPAVQEAVKKEIGKEPNKGVNPDEVVAMGAAIQGGVITGDVKDVVLLDVTPLSLGIEILGGRMNTLIERNTTIPTSKSQIYSTAVDNQPSVDVHVLQGERPMAADNKTLGRFQLTDIPPAERGKPQIEVTFDIDKNGIVNVTAKDLGTNKEQRITIQSSSSLSDEEIDRMVKDAEVNAEADKKRREEVDLRNEADSLVFQVEKTLTDLGENISEDDKKSAEEKKDALKAALEGQDIEDIKAKKEELEKVIQELSAKVYEQAAQQQQQAQGADAGKNNDSTVEDAEFKEVKDDDKK, encoded by the coding sequence ATGAGTAAAATTATTGGAATAGACTTAGGTACAACAAATTCATGTGTAACTGTATTAGAAGGCGATGAGCCAAAAGTAATTCAAAATCCTGAAGGTTCTCGTACAACACCATCTGTAGTAGCATTTAAAAATGGTGAAACACAAGTAGGTGAAGTTGCTAAACGTCAAGCAATCACTAACCCAAATACTGTACAATCAATTAAACGTCATATGGGTACAGATTATAAAGTTGACATTGAAGGTAAATCATACACTCCACAAGAAATTTCAGCTATGATTTTACAAAACTTAAAAAACACTGCTGAAAGTTATTTAGGTGAAAAAGTAGATAAAGCTGTTATCACAGTACCTGCATACTTTAACGATGCTGAACGTCAAGCAACAAAAGATGCTGGTAAAATTGCTGGTTTAGAAGTTGAACGTATTATTAACGAACCAACTGCTGCGGCATTAGCTTACGGTTTAGATAAAACAGATAAAGATGAAAAAGTACTTGTATTTGACTTAGGTGGCGGTACATTTGACGTATCTATTTTAGAATTAGGCGACGGTGTATTCGAAGTTCTTTCAACTGCTGGTGACAACAAACTTGGTGGGGATGACTTTGACCAAGTAATCATTGATTATTTAGTGGCTGAGTTTAAAAAAGATAATGGCGTTGATTTATCTCAAGATAAAATGGCATTACAACGTTTAAAAGATGCTGCTGAAAAAGCTAAAAAAGACTTATCTGGAGTATCACAAACTCAAATCTCATTACCATTTATCTCAGCTGGTGAAAATGGTCCATTACACTTAGAAGTTAACTTAACTCGTTCTAAATTTGAAGAATTATCAGATTCTTTAATTAGAAGAACAATGGAACCGACACGCCAAGCAATGAAAGATGCTGGTTTAACTAATGCAGATATCGATGAAGTTATTTTAGTTGGTGGTTCAACACGTATTCCTGCTGTACAAGAAGCAGTTAAAAAAGAAATTGGTAAAGAACCAAATAAAGGTGTAAACCCAGATGAAGTAGTAGCAATGGGTGCTGCAATTCAAGGTGGCGTAATCACTGGTGATGTTAAAGATGTTGTATTACTAGACGTAACACCATTATCTTTAGGTATTGAAATTTTAGGTGGACGTATGAATACGTTAATTGAACGTAACACTACAATTCCAACTTCTAAATCTCAAATTTACTCAACAGCTGTAGATAACCAACCTTCAGTTGATGTACACGTTTTACAAGGTGAACGTCCAATGGCTGCTGACAATAAAACGCTTGGTAGATTCCAATTAACTGATATTCCACCAGCAGAACGTGGTAAACCTCAAATCGAAGTAACATTTGATATCGATAAAAACGGTATTGTAAATGTAACTGCTAAAGATTTAGGTACTAATAAAGAACAAAGAATTACTATTCAATCAAGTTCTTCATTATCAGATGAAGAAATCGATCGTATGGTTAAAGATGCTGAAGTTAATGCTGAAGCAGATAAAAAACGTCGTGAAGAAGTTGACTTGAGAAATGAAGCAGATAGCTTAGTATTCCAAGTTGAAAAAACATTAACTGATTTAGGCGAAAATATTAGCGAAGATGATAAAAAATCTGCTGAAGAGAAAAAAGATGCACTTAAAGCGGCATTAGAAGGTCAAGATATTGAAGATATCAAAGCTAAAAAAGAAGAACTTGAAAAAGTAATTCAAGAATTATCAGCTAAAGTTTATGAACAAGCTGCACAACAGCAACAACAAGCGCAAGGTGCAGATGCTGGTAAAAATAATGATAGCACTGTAGAAGATGCAGAATTTAAAGAAGTAAAAGACGACGACAAAAAATAA
- the hrcA gene encoding heat-inducible transcriptional repressor HrcA, with translation MITDRQLSILNAIVEDYVDFGQPVGSKTLIERHNLNVSPATIRNEMKQLEDLNYIEKTHSSSGRSPSQLGFRYYVNRLLEQTSHQKTNKLRRLNQLLVENQYDVSSALSYFADELSNISQYTTLVVHPNHKQDIINNVHLIRANPNLVIMVIVFSSGHVEHVHLASDIPFSNDKLNTISNFVTNKLTEFNRNHQDEIVSFVQSEQEEKFINKLLNTMNNHISNQSNSIYMGGKVKLIDALNETNVSSIQPILQYIESNRITELLQDISSPNINVKIGNEIDDSLSDISIVTSQYHFDETLKGQIAIIGPTAMHYQNVIQLLNRIW, from the coding sequence ATGATTACAGATAGGCAATTGAGTATATTAAACGCAATTGTTGAGGATTATGTTGATTTTGGTCAACCCGTTGGTTCTAAAACACTAATTGAGCGGCATAACTTAAATGTAAGCCCCGCTACGATTAGAAATGAGATGAAGCAACTTGAAGATTTAAACTATATCGAAAAAACACATAGTTCTTCAGGTCGTTCACCATCACAATTAGGTTTTAGGTATTATGTCAATCGTTTACTTGAACAAACATCTCATCAAAAAACAAATAAATTAAGACGATTAAATCAATTGTTAGTTGAGAATCAATATGATGTATCTTCTGCATTGAGCTATTTTGCAGATGAATTATCAAATATATCTCAATATACAACTTTAGTTGTTCATCCAAATCATAAACAAGATATTATCAATAACGTGCATTTGATTCGTGCTAATCCTAATTTAGTAATTATGGTTATTGTATTTTCATCAGGTCATGTTGAACACGTACATCTTGCTTCAGACATACCTTTCAGTAATGATAAATTAAATACAATTTCAAATTTTGTTACGAATAAATTAACAGAGTTTAATCGTAATCATCAAGATGAAATAGTGTCTTTTGTTCAATCAGAACAAGAAGAAAAATTTATCAATAAATTATTGAATACGATGAATAACCATATTTCAAATCAAAGTAATAGCATTTATATGGGTGGAAAGGTTAAACTTATTGATGCATTGAATGAAACAAATGTATCTTCAATTCAACCGATTTTACAATATATAGAATCAAATAGAATAACAGAATTATTGCAAGATATATCTTCACCAAATATTAATGTAAAAATTGGAAATGAAATTGATGACAGCTTAAGTGATATATCAATTGTTACTAGTCAATATCATTTTGATGAAACGTTAAAAGGTCAAATTGCAATAATTGGACCAACAGCTATGCATTATCAAAATGTCATTCAATTATTAAATAGAATTTGGTAA
- the prmA gene encoding 50S ribosomal protein L11 methyltransferase translates to MNWTELSIIINHEAVELATNILENHGSNGVVIEDSHDLINQPEDKYGEIYALKKEDYPDKGVRLKAYFNEMTYDKNLRQQIKDDLLNIDELDQQLVQFNEQVIAETDWENEWKNYFHPFRASQKFTIVPSWETYTKEVEDELCIELDPGMAFGTGDHPTTSMCLKAIETYVSPKHSVIDVGTGSGILSIASHLIGVKRIKALDIDEMAVSVAKENFKRNHCETLIEAVPGNLLKDETEKFDIVIANILAHIIDEMIEDAYNTLNEGGYFITSGIIKEKYEGIQSHMERVGFKIISVQHDNGWVCLVGQKASE, encoded by the coding sequence ATGAATTGGACAGAGCTTTCAATTATTATTAATCACGAAGCAGTAGAATTGGCTACAAACATATTAGAAAATCATGGTTCAAATGGTGTTGTAATAGAAGATTCACATGATTTAATCAATCAACCTGAAGATAAATACGGAGAAATTTATGCCTTAAAAAAAGAAGATTATCCGGACAAAGGCGTGAGATTAAAAGCCTATTTTAATGAAATGACTTATGATAAAAATTTGCGTCAACAAATTAAGGATGATCTTTTAAATATAGATGAACTTGATCAACAGCTTGTTCAATTTAATGAGCAGGTTATTGCTGAGACTGATTGGGAGAATGAATGGAAAAATTATTTCCATCCATTCCGAGCATCGCAAAAGTTCACCATTGTACCAAGTTGGGAAACATACACTAAAGAAGTTGAGGATGAACTTTGTATTGAACTAGATCCAGGTATGGCTTTTGGTACAGGGGATCACCCAACAACAAGTATGTGTTTAAAAGCAATAGAAACATATGTATCACCAAAACATTCAGTCATAGATGTCGGTACAGGATCAGGTATTTTAAGTATAGCTAGTCACTTAATTGGTGTTAAACGTATTAAAGCGTTAGATATTGATGAAATGGCAGTTAGTGTAGCTAAAGAAAACTTTAAAAGAAATCATTGTGAAACGTTAATTGAAGCTGTTCCAGGTAATTTGTTGAAAGATGAAACTGAAAAGTTTGACATTGTAATAGCAAATATTTTAGCGCACATTATTGATGAAATGATTGAAGATGCTTATAATACTCTAAATGAAGGCGGATATTTTATTACTTCTGGTATTATAAAAGAGAAGTATGAAGGTATACAGTCACATATGGAGCGTGTAGGTTTTAAAATTATTTCAGTACAACATGACAACGGATGGGTTTGTCTTGTTGGTCAGAAAGCGAGTGAATAA